A genomic region of Lachnoclostridium edouardi contains the following coding sequences:
- the arcC gene encoding carbamate kinase: MEKTVVVAIGGNAITQNNQKGTLEEQFANVAMVCDSIIHLIQKGYHVVLTHGNGPQVGNLLIKNEAGKPIVPEHTLDVCGAETSGSIGYILEQSIQNRLSELGIDKKVATVITETVVDKDDPAFKRPTKPIGPFFSQEDSRQLEEEHGYIMVEDSGRGYRRVVPSPKPLEIVENDVIRTLSDAGYIVICVGGGGIPVIRQADGKLKGVEAVIDKDRASALLAHQIGAEYLLLLTGVEKVSVNYGKPDEKQLDTMTLNEVEKYMAEGQFPEGSMGPKVESACSFIKNSEGDAKAIITSLDKMEQAMEKKSGTWITN; this comes from the coding sequence ATGGAAAAAACAGTAGTTGTTGCAATCGGCGGTAATGCAATTACCCAGAATAATCAAAAGGGAACACTTGAGGAGCAATTTGCCAATGTGGCTATGGTCTGTGATTCCATTATTCATCTGATCCAGAAAGGGTATCATGTGGTGCTTACCCATGGAAACGGCCCCCAGGTGGGGAATCTTTTAATTAAAAATGAAGCCGGAAAACCTATTGTGCCGGAACATACCTTAGATGTATGCGGGGCGGAGACTTCTGGAAGTATTGGATATATTCTGGAACAGTCCATTCAAAACAGACTGTCAGAGCTTGGAATAGACAAAAAGGTGGCTACTGTTATTACAGAGACAGTGGTGGATAAAGATGATCCTGCTTTTAAGCGGCCTACAAAGCCTATTGGCCCGTTTTTCTCTCAGGAGGACAGCAGGCAGCTGGAGGAGGAGCACGGATATATAATGGTTGAGGACAGCGGAAGAGGATACAGAAGAGTAGTGCCCTCCCCCAAACCTTTAGAAATTGTAGAAAACGACGTGATCCGCACTTTAAGCGACGCCGGATATATTGTAATCTGCGTGGGAGGAGGAGGAATCCCTGTAATCCGCCAGGCAGACGGCAAATTAAAAGGCGTGGAGGCTGTTATTGACAAGGACAGAGCCTCCGCCCTTCTGGCCCATCAAATCGGCGCTGAGTATTTGCTGCTCCTTACAGGTGTGGAAAAGGTATCTGTCAATTACGGAAAGCCAGATGAAAAACAGCTGGATACTATGACCTTAAATGAGGTGGAAAAGTACATGGCAGAGGGACAATTTCCAGAGGGCAGCATGGGCCCTAAGGTAGAATCTGCCTGCAGCTTTATTAAAAACAGTGAAGGAGATGCAAAAGCTATTATTACTTCCCTGGACAAAATGGAGCAAGCTATGGAGAAAAAGTCAGGAACCTGGATTACGAATTGA
- a CDS encoding L-lactate permease yields MNVPVTIFTWLIAVLPIGALLVMMVKFQVPALKAAPVGLLISVITSITVYKAGPVLLAYEAVKGMWSAMVVLVVVWTAILLYEMVNEANAFQVFRKGMQKMTPNELLQILILARVFVSFLQGITGFGVPVAVGTPLLIGIGVNPLWAIVLCLLGHAWGNTYGTLAVAWDALVLQTGIGSDQTTLIQTALWATVLIWVWNFITGIAICWYYGKWEALKKGFLAVAVISVIQGGGQVVMSFINSTLACFLPCCLSLVAVLLLSKMKMYSQPWKIQDSQVMDRSREGGIQEDDSPADMSLHQAFSPYYVMTGITLFVLLVGPVKKVLSIWQVGLSFPETETGYGFVNQAVESFSPQAPFTHAGLFLFLAAVFGYFYFSRHGWIKNGGGKAALKRANKKTVPSAIAVTGFIVMSRIMGGTGQTSVMAQGIANVLGQGYAVLSPIVGMLGSFMTSSNMASNILFSGFQQTTAQLLGLNVAAILGAQTAGGAIGATMCPGNIVLGTTTGGIQGQEGAVLKKVLPISLAMAVGVGVFVFLWLVII; encoded by the coding sequence ATGAACGTACCTGTAACAATATTTACTTGGCTGATCGCTGTGCTGCCAATTGGGGCCCTGCTGGTGATGATGGTGAAATTCCAGGTGCCGGCCTTAAAGGCGGCGCCTGTAGGGCTGCTTATTTCAGTGATTACCTCCATTACTGTTTACAAGGCCGGTCCCGTGCTGTTGGCTTATGAGGCGGTAAAGGGAATGTGGAGCGCCATGGTGGTGCTGGTAGTAGTGTGGACGGCCATTCTTCTATATGAAATGGTAAATGAAGCCAACGCATTTCAGGTGTTTAGAAAAGGAATGCAGAAAATGACTCCCAATGAGCTTTTGCAGATTTTAATACTTGCCAGAGTATTTGTCAGCTTCCTTCAGGGAATTACAGGCTTTGGGGTGCCTGTAGCTGTGGGAACGCCTCTTTTAATCGGCATTGGGGTAAATCCTCTTTGGGCCATTGTGCTTTGCCTTTTGGGCCATGCCTGGGGCAACACATACGGGACCTTAGCAGTGGCGTGGGACGCCCTGGTGCTGCAGACAGGAATCGGGTCAGACCAGACAACTTTAATCCAGACAGCCTTGTGGGCCACAGTGCTGATTTGGGTTTGGAACTTTATTACAGGAATTGCAATTTGCTGGTATTACGGCAAGTGGGAAGCTTTGAAAAAAGGATTTTTGGCAGTGGCCGTTATTTCTGTAATCCAGGGAGGCGGCCAGGTGGTGATGAGCTTTATTAATTCCACCCTGGCATGTTTCCTGCCGTGCTGTCTTTCTCTTGTGGCAGTACTTTTATTAAGCAAAATGAAAATGTACTCTCAGCCCTGGAAAATTCAGGACAGTCAGGTAATGGACAGAAGCAGGGAGGGAGGAATCCAGGAGGATGATAGTCCTGCCGATATGTCTCTTCACCAGGCGTTTTCCCCTTATTATGTGATGACAGGCATTACCTTATTTGTACTTTTAGTAGGACCTGTAAAAAAGGTTTTAAGTATTTGGCAGGTAGGCCTTTCATTCCCGGAAACTGAAACAGGCTATGGGTTTGTGAACCAGGCGGTAGAAAGCTTTTCTCCCCAGGCGCCTTTCACCCACGCCGGACTGTTCTTATTTTTGGCCGCAGTATTTGGATACTTTTATTTCAGCCGCCACGGCTGGATTAAAAATGGAGGGGGAAAGGCTGCTTTAAAAAGGGCCAACAAAAAAACGGTCCCCTCAGCCATTGCAGTAACAGGATTTATTGTAATGTCCAGAATTATGGGGGGCACAGGCCAGACCTCTGTTATGGCCCAGGGAATTGCCAACGTGCTGGGCCAGGGCTATGCGGTGCTGTCCCCCATTGTAGGAATGCTGGGCTCTTTTATGACCAGCAGCAATATGGCGTCCAATATTTTATTCAGCGGCTTTCAGCAGACGACGGCCCAGCTGTTAGGCCTAAACGTAGCGGCTATTTTAGGAGCTCAGACGGCAGGAGGAGCCATTGGAGCTACCATGTGTCCGGGAAATATTGTGCTGGGAACTACTACAGGAGGCATTCAGGGCCAGGAGGGAGCAGTGCTTAAAAAGGTACTTCCCATTTCATTGGCAATGGCTGTCGGAGTAGGAGTATTCGTGTTTTTGTGGCTTGTAATTATTTAA
- a CDS encoding oxamate carbamoyltransferase subunit AllH family protein, with the protein MRVIENGELSNMLPASFKGQIGAWERGQGKIFASGSIQGIYKSSFNLVFPSGMIHVGSLKKPLCCFGIGVEEGELRKILDSCCENHQAFLKKDGLWIYGKNQQFCLKLDDFIQKDLQIPIINVKEKNLYEDVQMLLECMDLKSHAGLDTESEKFKTCCEGLIKGNRTELKQAVLYLVGRGMGLTPSGDDILLGYTGLLKAAGLHRQVEEILISHVSGNTTEVSLNYYKALFWGYVNWDFKKLLECLVHKEAAKPYIESIKSLGHTSGWDTLLGLLIGLKKMGKM; encoded by the coding sequence ATGAGGGTGATAGAGAATGGGGAGCTTAGTAATATGCTCCCCGCCTCTTTTAAAGGGCAGATTGGCGCCTGGGAAAGAGGACAAGGAAAAATTTTTGCCTCTGGTTCTATTCAGGGGATATATAAATCTAGCTTCAATTTAGTATTTCCCAGTGGGATGATTCACGTTGGCAGCCTGAAAAAGCCTCTTTGCTGCTTTGGGATAGGAGTGGAAGAGGGGGAGCTGAGAAAGATTTTAGATTCCTGCTGTGAAAATCACCAGGCTTTTTTAAAAAAAGACGGCCTGTGGATTTACGGAAAAAACCAGCAGTTTTGCTTAAAGCTGGATGATTTTATACAAAAGGATTTGCAGATTCCCATTATAAATGTAAAAGAGAAAAATTTATATGAGGATGTGCAAATGCTTCTGGAATGTATGGATCTAAAATCACATGCAGGCTTAGACACAGAATCAGAAAAATTTAAAACCTGCTGTGAAGGCCTAATAAAGGGGAATAGAACAGAACTAAAGCAGGCAGTCCTTTACTTAGTGGGAAGAGGAATGGGGCTGACTCCTTCAGGGGACGACATTTTATTAGGCTATACAGGACTGTTAAAGGCAGCAGGCCTTCACCGCCAGGTGGAGGAAATTTTAATCAGCCATGTGTCTGGAAATACCACGGAGGTAAGTCTGAATTATTACAAGGCTTTATTTTGGGGGTATGTAAATTGGGACTTTAAAAAGCTTTTAGAGTGTCTGGTTCATAAAGAAGCAGCAAAACCTTATATAGAAAGTATAAAAAGCCTGGGCCATACCTCAGGCTGGGATACATTGCTGGGGCTGTTAATAGGACTGAAGAAAATGGGGAAGATGTGA